One Gemmatimonadota bacterium genomic window, CCGGACTTCCGGGCGCGTCAGGCACACGGTTGGCTGTACGAGAGGGACGCCGCGGCGTTCGCCGAGATGACGGATCTGCCCGCGGCCGAGCGCGCGGCGCTCGCCGAAGCGTTCGCGTTCGACGCGCCGGCGCTCGAGCGCGCCGAACGATCACTCGATGGCACCGTCAAGCACCTTTGGCGCATGGCCGACGGCGAGTTGGTGGAATCGGTGCTGATACCCGCCGACCGCCGCCTGACGCTGTGCTTGTCTTCGCAGGCCGGCTGCGCGATGGCGTGCGTGTTCTGCGCGACCGGGTGGTCCGGCTATCGGCGCCAGCTCACGGCGGGCGAGATCGTGGGACAGTTTCGCGGGGCGCGGCGCTGGGCCTTGGAGCACGGCGCGGGTGGCATCTCCAACATCGTGTTCATGGGCATGGGGGAGCCCCTCATGAACCAGCGCGCCGTGTTCGCCGCGCTGGATCTGCTCAACGGCCCCTACGGCGTCGGCGCGCGCCGCATAACGGTGTCCACGGTGGGAGTGGTCCCCGGCATCCTCGCGCTCGCCGAGCGCCCCGAGCAGTTCCGCCTGGCGCTCTCGCTGCACGCGCCGCGGCCGGAGCTTCGGGGCCGCATCGTCCCGCTGGAGCGGAAGTACCCTCTACCCGTGTTGATGGATGCTCTGTTGCGCTTCAACGCCGCCGGTAAGCGTCGCATCACCTTCGAGTACGTCATGATCGATGGCGTGAACGACGCGCTGGAGTTGGT contains:
- the rlmN gene encoding 23S rRNA (adenine(2503)-C(2))-methyltransferase RlmN, with the translated sequence MDPPRAKGVCSDALREARGGAFVRDTWSSEYVPDSATPIDLLSQPEAAARDLLADHFRGRGAPDFRARQAHGWLYERDAAAFAEMTDLPAAERAALAEAFAFDAPALERAERSLDGTVKHLWRMADGELVESVLIPADRRLTLCLSSQAGCAMACVFCATGWSGYRRQLTAGEIVGQFRGARRWALEHGAGGISNIVFMGMGEPLMNQRAVFAALDLLNGPYGVGARRITVSTVGVVPGILALAERPEQFRLALSLHAPRPELRGRIVPLERKYPLPVLMDALLRFNAAGKRRITFEYVMIDGVNDALELVADLAALAAQVSAHVNLIPYNPIPGPDWRPTPTRRVHGFAEALRRRETNVTVREPRGLDIAAACGQLRAEHELTPPTPFVKLQAADR